A portion of the Ficedula albicollis isolate OC2 chromosome 4, FicAlb1.5, whole genome shotgun sequence genome contains these proteins:
- the UBE2K gene encoding ubiquitin-conjugating enzyme E2 K isoform X2 yields MTLRTVLLSLQALLAAAEPDDPQDAVVANQYKQNPEMFKQTARLWAHVYAGAPVSSPEYTKKIENLCAMGFDRNAVIVALSSKSWDVETATELLLSN; encoded by the exons ATGACTCTAAGAACAGTGTTGTTATCCCTGCAAGCATTGTTGGCAGCTGCAGAACCAGATGATCCACAAGATGCAGTAGTGGCAAACCAG TACaaacaaaatccagaaatgTTTAAACAGACAGCTCGACTTTGGGCACATGTGTATGCTGGAGCACCAGTTTCTAGTCCAGAATACaccaaaaaaatagaaaacctTTGTGCTATGGGCTTTGATAGG AATGCAGTAATAGTGGCCTTGTCTTCAAAATCATGGGATGTAGAGACTGCAACAGAATTACTCCTGAGTAACTGA